Proteins from one Penicillium digitatum chromosome 2, complete sequence genomic window:
- a CDS encoding glucose N-acetyltransferase 1, whose translation MVLLTSSSVSAIVSMGVICIFTALLFLSGYVLQQQSVKNIQHALKPQEAAQKAKHKSGPAFKKPLKRGGVSDTGNGADEDVPIIGRQPNYDSFGNYAYLQMLSEPDPSDICSAILFFKQLSTNGTDVQDRLFMYPEHWDRMSTEKLGASATKALSILRTASAEYNIWLLPIDMSAATAAGYSTTNSKLLHLGQIQFMQYDSVLYLQTPGILLDTGKLDDMLLDRPLPLRHDKDRPESYNNEAWIPMPLRANREADLPPVYLITVNNIENGNIEARTHVPNVALPGFGSLVVGPRGAAKAAKSADANQPGYVYFDSDRDGHVKWANNPHFGNWRSQQAEVCEGLDLDEIIHDEQ comes from the coding sequence ATGGTTCTTTTAACATCCTCCTCAGTTTCGGCCATTGTGTCGATGGGAGTGATCTGCATATTTACCGCACTGTTATTTCTCTCTGGGTATGTCCTGCAGCAGCAATCTGTCAAGAACATTCAACATGCTTTGAAACCCCAGGAAGCCGCACAAAAAGCCAAACATAAGTCGGGCCCCGCATTCAAAAAGCCACTAAAACGAGGGGGTGTATCAGACACAGGGAATGGGGCTGATGAAGATGTACCTATCATTGGGAGGCAACCCAATTACGACTCATTTGGAAACTATGCCTATCTCCAAATGCTATCTGAACCAGATCCATCAGACATCTGCTCCGCAATCCTTTTCTTCAAACAACTCTCGACAAATGGAACAGACGTCCAGGACCGCCTTTTCATGTACCCAGAGCATTGGGACCGAATGTCAACCGAGAAATTGGGCGCATCTGCCACCAAAGCATTATCTATCTTACGCACTGCAAGTGCTGAATACAACATCTGGCTCCTCCCCATCGACATGTCAGCAGCCACAGCTGCAGGCTACTCAACAACAAACAGCAAGCTGCTCCACCTGGGCCAAATCCAGTTCATGCAGTATGACAGTGTCCTCTATCTTCAAACACCTGGTATACTGTTAGATACAGGCAAACTGGATGATATGCTCTTGGATCGACCCCTGCCCCTCCGCCACGACAAGGATCGCCCAGAGTCGTACAACAACGAGGCGTGGATTCCTATGCCCCTTCGCGCAAACCGTGAGGCGGACCTCCCGCCCGTATATCTCATTACCGTCAACAATATCGAGAATGGGAATATTGAGGCAAGGACTCATGTTCCGAATGTGGCGTTGCCTGGTTTTGGTAGCCTTGTGGTTGGGCCCCGGGGAGCTGCCAAAGCAGCGAAATCGGCGGATGCCAATCAGCCTGGCTATGTTTATTTCGATAGCGATCGTGATGGACATGTGAAGTGGGCCAACAATCCTCATTTTGGGAACTGGCGATCCCAGCAAGCTGAAGTTTGTGAGGGATTGGATTTGGACGAAATCATTCATGACGAGCAATGA
- a CDS encoding RNA binding protein, putative has protein sequence MAAHRADASSFLDNRGYKGPLIRGVNPATLFEKAVRDRITDSYYWKEQCFGLNAATLCDRAVELTSIGGTYGVSEKPTPFLCLAFKLLQLGPDRDVILELLNYTDPGSGDEAENPDDALVKDRGDFKYLRALAAFYVRLTFDPVDVYKTLEPLLLDYRKLKRRVRDNFTLTYMDQFVDDLLTKDRVCGTSLWKLPPRSQLEDLDLLDERISPCEPED, from the coding sequence ATGGCAGCTCATCGTGCCGATGCCAGCTCCTTCCTCGATAACCGTGGCTACAAGGGCCCTCTCATCCGTGGCGTCAACCCCGCGACGCTCTTTGAGAAAGCTGTGCGCGACCGCATCACCGACTCATACTACTGGAAGGAACAGTGCTTCGGTTTGAACGCAGCGACTCTATGTGATCGTGCAGTCGAATTGACCTCTATCGGTGGGACATACGGGGTATCTGAGAAACCCACCCCCTTCCTTTGCCTCGCATTCAAGCTCCTTCAGCTCGGGCCTGACCGAGACGTCATTCTCGAGCTACTCAATTACACCGACCCCGGCAGTGGTGACGAGGCAGAAAATCCAGATGATGCTCTCGTCAAGGATCGAGGCGACTTTAAATACCTCCGCGCTCTCGCGGCATTCTACGTGCGACTGACTTTCGACCCGGTCGACGTCTACAAAACCCTGGAGCCACTACTTCTTGATTACCGGAAACTGAAGCGACGGGTGCGCGACAATTTCACGCTTACCTACATGGATCAGTTTGTCGATGATCTTCTCACAAAAGACCGTGTCTGTGGTACCAGTCTCTGGAAGCTGCCGCCGCGATCACAACTGGAGGACTTGGATTTGCTGGATGAGCGAATCAGTCCTTGTGAGCCAGAAGACTGA
- a CDS encoding putative sterigmatocystin biosynthesis monooxygenase stcW, which produces MRSQVILDGLGNSSALTSATRVANGETPPNWIPCVEQPAYTQRKLKIICIGAGYSGLTLAHKIDHELKLGDFVELKIYEKNLQVGGTWVENTYPGVSCDIPAHAYTFLFEPNPSWSHFYAPGPEIEEYIQRATRKWNLDKDVQFNTRVTETVWDDELGKWKVEVDQAGTIRHDEADILVNAAGYLNKTSWPEIEGLSSFKGKLLHTSTWDNTYDWSNKRVAVIGNGSSGIQCVAAMQPKVAQLVNFVRNPTWVSVNICAQKTLNGGNFTYTEEEKAHFAEDPEAHFKYRRELEASVNAFFYGMYRDHPMQLALTQASQHQMAEQMKGISDPEILSKMLSHKFRPGCRRLTPGDGYLEAFSNGNATLTFDPIERITEQGIKTSTGDEQQFDMIVCATGFDTTFIPSWRLIGRHGATLEERWKDNPEAFFGVQVDTMPNYFIFNGPNSPISHGSLLTQVSWTCDYILRWAKKISAEDIKSIDVKKEAMEDYNVYCQEFLKRMVWSDECRSWYKNGKSKGHVTGVYPGSILHFKDCLESIGGEHFHIEYRSQNRFRCLGNGESVHDQHGAGDLAWYMDDLKVPQPPL; this is translated from the exons ATGCGTTCTCAGGTCATTTTAGATGGGCTGGGAAATAGTTCTGCTCTCACCTCGGCTACTCGCGTTGCTAATGGCGAGACTCCCCCTAACTGGATCCCCTGTGTCGAACAACCTGCATATACGCAACGCAAACTAAAGATCATCTGCATCGGTGCCGGTTACTCGGGCTTGACACTTGCCCACAAGATTGACCATGAGTTGAAGCTCGGCGATTTCGTGGAGTTAAAAATCTATGAGAAGAACCTCCAGGTCGGTGGAACGTGGGTAGAGAATACCTATCCTGGTGTTTCCTG TGACATCCCCGCCC ATGCTTACACATTTTTATTCGAGCCGAATCCAAGTTGGTCCCACTTTTATGCACCCGGTCCTGAGATCGAGGAGTACATCCAACGAGCGACACGGAAGTGGAACCTGGACAAAGACGTTCAATTTAATACCCGTGTGACCGAGACTGTGTGGGACGATGAGCTGGGAAAGTGGAAAGTGGAGGTAGACCAGGCTGGTACAATCAGACACGATGAGGCGGATATTCTGGTCAATGCAGCTGGCTATTTGAA CAAAACCAGCTGGCCGGAAATTGAGGGCCTATCGAGTTTCAAGGGCAAGTTGCTTCACACTTCTACCTG GGATAACACCTACGACTGGTCGAACAAACGTGTTGCAGTCATTGGCAATGGATCTTCCGGGATTCAATGTGTGGCTGCAATGCAGCCGAAGGTCGCCCAGCTTGTCAACTTTGTGCGCAATCCGACCTGGGTTTCGGTCAACATCTGTGCACAGAAGACACTTAATGGGGGCAATTTTACCTACacggaagaggaaaaagcaCACTTTGCGGAAGATCCCGAGGCTCATTTCAAGTATCGAAGGGAGCTAGAGGCCAG TGTCAATGCCTTCTTCTATGGCATGTATAGAGATCACCCGATGCAGTTGGCGTTGACACAGGCTTCCCAGCATCAAATGGCGGAGCAAATGAAAGGAATCTCCGACCCCGAAATTCTGTCAAAGATGCTTTCTCACAAGTTCCGTCCTGGCTGCCGTCGCCTGACACCAGGAGATGGGTATCTGGAGGCTTTCTCCAATGGCAATGCAACTCTCACCTTCGATCCGATTGAGCGTATCACCGAACAGGGTATCAAGACATCCACAGGCGATGAGCAGCAATTCGACATGATCGTCTGTGCTACAGGGTTCGATACGACCTTTATTCCATCTTGGAGGTTGATTGGTCGCCATGGAGCGACGTTGGAAGAGCGATGGAAAGATAACCCCGAGGCTTTCTTTGGGGTTCAGGTGGACACGATGCCAAACTATTTTATCTTTAACGGACCCAATTCTCCTATCTCTCATGGCTCGCTTCTGACGCAGGTCTCTTGGACATGCGATTACATTCTTCGCTGGGCCAAGAAGATTTCTGCGGAGGATATCAA GTCAATTGATGTCAAAAAGGAAGCCATGGAAGACTACAATGTGTACTGTCAAGAGTTCCTCAAGCGTATGGTGTGGTCGGATGAATGTCGAAGCTGGTATAAAAATGGAAAAAGTAAAGGTCATGTCACCGGGGTATATCCAGGCTCGATATTGCACTTCAAAGACTGTCTTGAGAGCATTGGTGGGGAGCACTTCCATATTGAGTACCGCTCTCAGAACCGGTTCCGATGTCTGGGGAATGGCGAAAGCGTGCATGATCAACATGGAGCTGGTGATTTGGCGTGGTACATGGATGATTTGAAAGTGCCCCAGCCGCCACTCTAA
- a CDS encoding Major facilitator superfamily domain, general substrate transporter: MENFENHFPTFKGSTIQGWLVSALELGAWAGALINGILADRISRKYAMMVAVIIFTLGTGLQAGAQNPAYFFAGRIIGGLGIGMFSMVIPLYQAEIAPPELRGSLVSLQQLSITVGTAISFWLDYGMQFVGGNTCQPEGISNPYLSDGKYNAAQNHGHTCLGQKTIAWRLPLALQIIPAWILFFGLFFFPFSPRWLMMKHRDEDAQESISRLRRLPVNDPLVRAEYLEIKAAVMFDEETENEVIGSGGALTPWKALFASNMFKRLPLGCGMTVFQQFTGINAVLYYAPQIFSSVSDSFFLKHPFEYSIKGIVLANCYKSTR; the protein is encoded by the coding sequence ATGGAGAACTTCGAAAATCACTTCCCCACATTCAAGGGTTCCACGATCCAGGGTTGGTTGGTGTCAGCGCTCGAGCTCGGTGCCTGGGCTGGGGCTTTGATCAACGGGATTCTCGCAGATCGTATCTCCCGTAAGTATGCCATGATGGTTGCTGTCATCATCTTCACCCTGGGCACTGGTCTCCAGGCCGGTGCACAGAATCCTGCGTACTTCTTCGCCGGCAGAATCATTGGTGGTCTTGGCATCGGTATGTTCAGTATGGTTATCCCACTGTACCAAGCCGAGATTGCTCCCCCTGAGCTACGTGGATCGCTTGTTTCCCTCCAGCAGTTGTCCATCACTGTCGGTACTGCCATTTCCTTCTGGCTCGACTATGGTATGCAGTTCGTCGGCGGCAACACCTGTCAGCCGGAGGGTATATCGAATCCGTACCTGAGTGACGGGAAGTACAATGCCGCTCAGAACCACGGCCATACCTGTTTGGGTCAGAAGACTATCGCGTGGAGACTTCCTTTGGCTTTACAGATTATCCCAGCTTGGATTCTGTTCTTCggtctcttcttctttcccttctCACCACGTTGGTTGATGATGAAGCACCGTGATGAGGATGCCCAGGAGTCCATTTCCAGGCTGCGGCGACTGCCTGTGAACGATCCACTTGTTCGCGCTGAGTACCTTGAGATCAAGGCTGCTGTGATGTTTGATGAAGAGACTGAGAATGAGGTAATTGGGTCTGGAGGTGCACTGACTCCCTGGAAAGCCCTGTTTGCCTCCAACATGTTCAAGCGCCTACCGCTCGGTTGCGGTATGACGGTTTTCCAGCAGTTCACTGGCATTAATGCCGTGCTCTACTATGCACCCCAGATTTTCTCTTCGGTGAGTGATTCCTTCTTCCTCAAACACCCTTTTGAATATTCAATCAAAGGAATAGTGCTAGCGAACTGTTACAAATCAACCCGCTAA
- a CDS encoding HRQ family protein: MGFPVAEVKGLGDFPDYATLSGVPLPSPYPQFNIEKALPRPYRPFWWAYHQTMSLTKLETDWWIELESTYKSRIAQRKELYTKHGNEILDAMPGSELACKELMEMVLQFICARYPHYFTLVDKRVLQNKILGTEQDIKSKPPLEFLLDNVPEDFAIMLRDDTTGFYFLRAAVICSAMGWNVASKVGKQLDEIHESIPDYMEKMQFSMDRFFAKMPTQKPIQRGSWSLEIGQPLCTPPGDPHELQRFSQRADLTIDECHLRVDWQTLRRLPLSGAVVFNFKALFTPVTEFREEPGVPSLVVKLLTEGTKNLMDYKGVWHLQHVVLLTLEEWMEEQKENGLVPQD, from the exons ATGGGATTCCCCGTGGCAGAGGTCAAAGGACTTGGAGACTTTCCGGACTATGCGACTTTAAGTGGGGTTCCACTTCCCAGCCCGTATCCCCAGTTCAACATCGAAAAGGCGCTACCTCGCCCATATCGTCCATTCTGGTGGGCGTATCACCAAACGATGT CCTTGACCAAGCTCGAAACAGACTGGTGGATCGAGCTAGAAAGTACATACAAAAGCCGCATTGCCCAGCGCAAAGAACTTTACACCAAACATGGAAATGAGATCCTCGACGCCATGCCGGGCTCTGAGCTTGCATGCAAGGAGTTGATGGAGATGGTTTTGCAGTTTATCTGCGCCCGATACCCGCATTACTTCACCCTGGTTGACAAGCGCGTATTGCAGAACAAGATCCTCGGTACCGAGCAGGACATCAAATCCAAGCCCCCTCTGGAATTCCTTTTAGACAACGTACCAGAGGACTTCGCAATCATGCTTCGCGACGATACGACGGGATTCTACTTCCTGCGAGCGGCGGTGATTTGCTCCGCGATGGGGTGGAATGTCGCGTCGAAAGTTGGAAAGCAGTTGGATGAGATTCACGAGTCGATTCCGGATTATATGGAGAAGATGCAGTTCTCGATGGATCG CTTTTTCGCTAAGATGCCGACTCAGAAACCAATCCAACGAGGCTCTTGGAGCCTGGAAATTGGACAGCCTTTGTGCACGCCACCCGGGGACCCTCATGAGCTGCAGCGGTTCTCTCAGCGGGCTGATTTGACTATCGACGAGTGTCACCTGCGGGTGGACTGGCAGACTCTCCGGCGCCTTCCGTTGTCAGGTGCAGTGGTTTTCAATTTCAAGGCGCTTTTTACCCCGGTAACGGAATTCCGGGAGGAACCTGGCGTACCTAGTTTAGTGGTGAAACTTTTAACAGAAGGAACGAAGAACCTCATGGATTATAAAGGTGTTTGGCAtcttcagcatgttgtactTCTCACGTTGGAGGAATGGATGGAGGAGCAGAAGGAGAATGGGTTAGTTCCGCAAGATTAG
- a CDS encoding Transcription factor (SPT8), putative produces the protein MASLEEEEDRDIGGSQDGSSDNENDNDMDDTMRDVDDGEGDNENDQYQDGDGDQDPDSPSNASQVSEGPGMQQTTNGTGDNIVFEPFSIYHPSVRPECLTARIYDVVPTTAAPHATSINAITATADMRWVFTGGSDGFVRKYNWADSINSKLMLTVAQRHPFVDSVVKAGVLMTYWESTDGSHLSPVYSLASHSEGLWLLSGLESGAIRLQTLRHEEGKEIALLRQHTSAVSSLNLTSDEESLLSGGWDKRVFDWDLNTGQARRAFGGSGGQISALQIRPESSLPVPKDTIESQRTNGTYTSNYAAPGTDNFTFMDTSHDNGDVGPTENPQAGSPADSLFGGADSLFGDADGGAADIGEPSGGAFGVDEDDEFGRALANGAMPDADAPGEVDDEMPAQPDGGQAQTTLNALSKQTNAPTGEPDQKTEISDADISTGPVQPAVNGLPKAEDLETPPPAPDFSHNTQQEQSVTSDNMFLAASIDGTIRVWDRRQLDPVARITPDNSPPWCMNACWSPDGNYIYAGRRNGTVEEYSLHKGLRNAERTFKFPQGSGPVTALKAMPNGRHLVCASHDILRLYDLQNVQADQSSRQPPVPFLIIPGHRTGTISQLYIDNACRYMISTSGNRGWEGNTTEVLLGYEIGVPQ, from the exons ATGGCTTCactggaggaagaagaggaccGTGACATAGGAG GCTCGCAGGACGGAAGCTCCGATAACGAGAACGACAACGATATGGACGACACTATGCGCGACGTCGATGATGGTGAGGGCGACAATGAAAATGATCAGTATCAAGACGGGGACGGTGACCAAGATCCCGATAGCCCCTCAAATGCAAGCCAGGTGTCGGAGGGCCCTGGCATGCAACAAACCACCAATGGCACTGGCGACAACATCGTGTTTGAACCGTTCTCCATCTATCACCCAAGTGTGCGCCCCGAATGCCTCACAGCCCGAATCTACGATGTGGTCCCAACCACAGCCGCGCCGCATGCCACCTCGATCAATGCCATTACAGCGACAGCCGATATGCGTTGGGTTTTCACCGGTGGATCGGATGGATTCGTGCGAAAGTATAACTGGGCAGACTCAATAAACAGCAAGCTCATGTTGACTGTGGCGCAAAGACACCCCTTCGTGGACAGTGTGGTCAAAGCGGGAGTCTTGATGACATATTGGGAGAGCACGGATGGCAGCCACCTATCGCCGGTGTACTCTTTGGCTAGCCATAGCGAAGGATTGTGGCTACTTTCTGGGTTAGAATCCGGGGCAATTCGTCTGCAAACTCTGCGCCACGAAGAGGGCAAGGAAATTGCGCTTCTGCGGCAACATACCTCGGCAGTGTCATCCCTGAACCTCACATCAGATGAAGAATCATTGCTATCTGGGGGCTGGGATAAACGGGTCTTTGACTGGGATCTGAATACTGGCCAAGCTAGACGAGCTTTCGGTGGCAGCGGCGGACAAATATCTGCTTTACAGATTCGACCAGAGTCCAGCCTTCCGGTCCCTAAGGATACAATCGAATCACAGCGGACCAATGGCACCTATACATCAAACTATGCCGCCCCTGGTACAGATAACTTCACCTTTATGGATACCTCCCACGACAATGGAGACGTGGGCCCGACCGAGAACCCGCAGGCGGGCTCCCCGGCCGACTCGCTCTTTGGTGGAGCAGACTCATTATTCGGTGACGCGGACGGTGGAGCTGCTGACATTGGTGAGCCATCCGGTGGAGCATTTGGAGTAGATGAGGACGACGAGTTTGGCCGCGCTTTAGCCAATGGAGCTATGCCGGATGCCGACGCACCAGGAGAAGTTGATGATGAAATGCCTGCCCAACCAGACGGGGGACAGGCACAAACCACACTCAATGCACTGTCCAAGCAAACAAATGCCCCTACAGGTGAGCCGGACCAGAAGACGGAGATAAGCGATGCAGACATCTCGACTGGCCCAGTGCAGCCGGCTGTCAATGGACTACCTAAAGCAGAGGATCTTGAGACACCTCCACCAGCTCCGGACTTCTCACACAATACACAACAAGAGCAAAGTGTGACGAGTGATAATATGTTCTTGGCTGCTTCAATTGATGGGACAATCCGGGTTTGGGACCGGCGACAGCTTGATCCCGTCGCCCGCATAACCCCCGATAATTCTCCTCCATGGTGTATGAATGCTTGTTGGTCCCCCGATGGAAATTACATATATGCCGGCCGACGAAATGGAACTGTCGAAGAATACAGTCTACACAAGGGTTTGAGAAATGCTGAACGGACTTTCAAGTTCCCACAGGGGAGTGGGCCGGTGACGGCACTTAAGGCCATGCCGAATGGGCGTCATCTTGTTTG CGCCTCCCACGATATCCTCCGTCTCTATGATCTGCAAAACGTGCAAGCTGACCAGTCTTCTCGCCAACCCCCAGTCCCCTTCTTGATCATTCCTGGTCATCGGACGGGAACTATATCTCAGCTGTATATCGACAACGCATGCCGTTACATGATCTCTACTAGCGGTAATCGGGGCTGGGAAGGAAACACTACCGAAGTCCTCCTTGGTTATGAAATCGGTGTGCCGCAATAG